Genomic segment of uncultured Desulfobacter sp.:
GCAAAGACCTCCAAAAAGCTTACGGGGTATTTAAAGAGGAGGCTGAATGTATTAATCCGGGATATCAGCCAGAAACTGTCAATACCGACGGATGGCGGTCAACGCAGAAAGCCTGGAGAAAATTGTTCCCCAAGATAACTGTGTTATCCTGCTTCTTACACATATATATTGGCATACGTGATCGCTCACGCAAAAAATATAAGGAGCATTTCCTGGATATGGCGACCAGGTTATGGTACTGCTTTCGGGCAGAGTCTAAGGGGGCATTCTCACAGAGAGTTCGGAGGCTTTCCGAACATTGTCAAAATACGCAGAACGAAATCCCAGACGTAATTTCAGCCAAGATCAAGAGGGCGCATTCCCATTTTCCCGGTTAGCTTAGGCATATTATCCGTAAACGTTGAAATATAGCAATTGCTCAACAATACATATAAAAACAGCTTGTTATATCATAAAATTATCCTTCCAGTCCCATTTTCCCGGTGCACAGAACCAAGGAAAATCAGGTGTCTCGGGCAATTTATGTTGAAATTTTTATCTGGTGAGCGCACAGCGGAAGGCCTTCGTTAAAAACATACAATGTCTAAGCTTGACTTAACTGCTTGATTCTTAATAATTTAATTGCTGTTATAAAAAATATCCAGTCGACCGGGAAAATGGGAATGCGCCCGATCAAGAAGCTCAAGGATAATCTTCCACAGTTTTCCGAAGCTTATGATTTTCCTGGTGCACATAGAACAAGCAACATGGTTGACCGGCTGATGCAACGGATGGACCGTCATTTATTCAGCACCAAGTATTTTCATGGCACTATGAAATCGGCCAATCTCAGTATACGTGCCTGGGCTCTTATCCAAAATTTTGCTCCACTCAATCCGTGGACGGTAAAGCAAAAGGGCCATGTGAGTTCTTTTGAAAGAGTGAACGGATTCCAATACCACGAGAATTGGCTTCAGAACCTTTTGATTTCAGCTTCATTGGGAGGCTTACGGACGGGTCCCCCAAATCCGTTATAACCAGTATCTTTTTTCTGCGGTTTATGTCTTGTCCCAGCCATTTCAATCAACAATGTTACAATTGTCGTCAATACTGATCGGACAACTACACCATGCTGGCTTCTCACTCTCGTCTGTTCAAGGCCTTCTCTTTTTTTCATCAAATTGAAAGGCCGTTCGCAGTTCTTTCGAATTTCGATTGCTGATTGCGACCCGTTATGAAAAGTTGGCATTGGCTGGAAATGACCGTTATCAAAACCAATTATTCTCGATTTAGGGCAACTTGATGCAAACATACATTCGCCGGGCGTTGCTCCACACCTAAATTCATGGCCATCCAGTGTTGTACCCAGATAATCCATTGGAATTTCACAAGAATCATTGCAGGTAACTCTCACCGGAGATTGCAATACATTCTCGGGCAATTTCGCTTGCTCCGATGCAGGGGCCACGACATAGACACCTGTTTCATTGAGAACCGAACCATCACTATCGTGGTAAGCCTGGTCTGCGGTTATCAATTTAATATCAATGCCTAATGCTTGAGCAAGCTTGATCAATGGTTTCAGAAACAGGCTGTCGTGATGATTCGCTGCCCCCACAAGGGATACCAATGGAAAGCTATGGCCGTTTGTGGGATTAATAGCGGTTAGTGTATGCATCCGGTATCCAATGACATAATGCGACTTATCCCTTTTGTTCCGGCGTTTCCCACAATCACAGTCCAGATCGGAATAAATTCGTACTTTTTTGCCGTTGATTTCAATGGCGCAAAGGGGATAATTGACTTCGGACGGCAGTTCACTGGAATCAACACCATGAATAACGGTATTCTCAAGACAACCCGATTTATAAAAATGGTGGAGGAAATATACCAGGACGTTCATCAATTGATTAAATTTCAGGTCGCTCCGGAAATGACATAATTCAGTATGATCTACCTGTTTTTTAGCCTTTAACGACAACCGAATAAAACGCCTGTTTTGCTTTCGCTCTTTGCCAAAATATTCATCGCTGCAAAATTTCCTGTAACTGATTTCAGGATATTTGATAATTTTTAACAGCTCCATCCGAAATAATTGGTAGGGCTGAATATCCCTGTGTGCAGCGGAGTAACCATCGGGCGCGATCAAGCTATTGATAAGCTGGTCATCTATGAGTTGGTCAATAAACTGCAATTCCTGATCTACAATTTCAGGGTATGGCTTTTTCAGGGTGTCAAAATTAAACAGGTTATCGGAATGAAAATTCTCAATGTAAGATGCCATTTCAGGAAGACTACGAATGCCTGCTGTAGGGGATTGAGCTTCAATACCTATGAGGTCCTCGATGGGGATGTCCAGAGATTGAGAATAATCGTATTGCTCCACAATCTCCATCATGATTTGTTCTGTCAGTTCTTTTTTGGACGCCCTTGTCATCGTTTTCCAGTTCGGAAAACTCTTTTTTAATTGCTTTGTGATGAGCCGCCTGATATTTTTTCTATGCATAAAGCCTCTGTGGCGTTGTTTTCTTTTGTGTTTGGTCGCTTGAAAGTACAACTAAACAGAGGCTTTTTCAACTCCTAACAAACTGAAAATATGTCTGATTTTATTAAATTTAGGTGGTCGATTTCAACACCCTTATTTAATACATTATTTTCGTTACAGATCGAAGAATAGCCAGAATCAATTTTATAGAACAGACTCTTGAATCAAACTAAGAGACTGAGGCCTGGCAGATTCAAGAAAATTAAAGCACCAGCCGCTCATGAACGCTTAAAAAAACAGATATTTTGCTCAATCTGAATCTTTTCTATTAAAAGGGTTCAATGGGTAACATAGCAACACGGACCCAGACTTCACTATCAGCATGGCTGGTGCGGCGCACAGCCACCTTAGTCGTTTCCGTGCCCATACTTGCCCGGGTGCAACAAATATCATGGGCACTATCCCCAACATTACAGCCAGTTATTTTGGGCGTTCTGCCAGGAGTCAAACCAAGTGTGCAGGCGGCTTCCGGATACGCCGACACCCGTCAGAAACAGGGTGGATTTCAAAAAGCCGGTTTCGTGTCCTCCTGTAAAGATGCCGTTTTCGATCAGATCCGAAGGCTGAATTCCCTGCCTGAGATAGCCGCCATATTTCAGGACCTGAGAATAACCGGAGTCGCTGTCCAGAAATCCCCGGGTGGTGGTCAGAAAATGATCCATGACAGACTGCGCGCCGTCAAGGTCTGCAATATAATCGGCCACGGACAAGAATTCAGTCTTTACAGACCCCTTCAGCTCATTGGTGATGTCAATCAGACTGTCCAGACGCTTCCCTGAGATGGCTGCGGCATTAAGAAAATCCATGGTTTCACCGGAATTCAAGGACTGGGCCGTTTCAAGAAGTGCCTCGAAGGTATCAAATCGTTGTCCGCCGCCCAGGGCCTGGGCCGAAGCCAGGATCAGGTCGTTCAAGCTTGTTTTACCCAGGGTGTCGGCATAGGAAAGGAAGGTTTCGCTCTGGGTTGCGTCAAGGCTGGATGCAACGTCCATGAGGGTTCCAAGCACCTCTTCTCCGGCTGTATCCGCGACGGATAAAAAAGTGTCCCGCTGGACCTGGGTCATCCCGTTAAACTCTTTCAGAAACTTATTAAAATCCTGGGACTGCGCTCCTGCCGCCATCAGGGTGTTCATCCGGTCTTCCCCCAGCACACCGTTCAGATATACATATTCCTGGGCAAGTCCCGGGTCCTCACCTTCTGCCGCAGCCTTTTCACTGGCCAGAAAGGTTGTCAGTTCTGTTTCTGTAAGGTCTTGTGCGGTTGCGATAAATTCACCCATCATTTCCGGCGAATTTTTGCCGATATTGGCGACCGTGTATAGAAAATCGCTTTGCTGAGTTCCTTCCAGGGTTTGAGCCATGGAAGAGAGCGCCTCAATATGCTCCGGATTCTGGGCCGCCGCATATAAAAAATAACTTTGGTTCCTGCCGATCAGTCCGTTGGCCGTCTCAACCAGTTCGTCTGCATGGGATGGGGCGGCATCAGCCGCTGAGATGAAATTGGCCAGGTCAACATAATCAAGGTCAGCGGCAAAAAGAAAAAGATCGGCCCGCTGCTCCTGACCAAGATTTTCAGCCACATTCAACACCTTGTTGAAATTTTTTTCGGCCAAAAGGGCGGTGGATAAAAAATCAGACCGGATTCCGGGGCTTTCGCCAAGCTGTTCCACCATGGATACAAACCTGTCAAGGTGTGGTTCGGCAGAGGCCGCCAGGGTCAAAAAATCTTCTTGCTCCGCACCATCAAGGCTGGATGTGGTGGCCGCAAGACGGCTCACATTTTCTTTTTCGCCCTGGGTGGCCAAAAGAAAATTTTCAATATTTTGTCCATCCAGCCCGCTGGTAAATCTTAAAAAATCGGCCCGGCTCCTGCCGGCTGTTTCCTGGGTAAGGGAGAGCAGGTTGTCCAATCCATCTTCGGCCATTGCTGCGGCTTCGAGAAAATGGGTAAGGGGCGCACCCGACAGCATATCCGCCGTGAGGATGAAAGATTCAATGTCGTCCCCTGCATCTGCCGCGCCTTTCAGAAAGAGGGAAAGATCTTCCGGGTCAAGCGCTTCAATATTCCGGAGGATATCTTTAAAGGTTGCAGGTTCCCCGGCGATTGCCTCAATAAAATTCTGCAGATCACCTGCCTTTGCAGTTTCCCGGGTGCGGCTGAGAAGATCAGCAGTTTCCAAAAAAAAGCGGATCTGGTCTGCCGAAAGCTTAGATGTTGCATCAATGAGGTTTTCCAGGCCCTGGTCACTGCCGGTCCTTTGGGCTGTGCTCAAAAACAGGGAACGGTCGTCCCCTTCAAGATTTTTTACCTGGCTTACAAAATCTGCCATCAAAGTTCCTGCATCCGCCAGAACAGCAAGGAAATTGGCCCTGTCAGTACCAGCCAGTTCCTCGGTGAGCAGAGTGCCGATATCCTCCCACAAACTATTTTCCTCCCCCAGCTCAAGGTAGGCGGAAAGAAGATCCTCGTACTCGGATTGGGACAGGGTTGAATTCACGCCCGAGTCCTGCCGGGAAGCCGACTCAACTTCCGGATTCACAACATAGACATAGGCGGCCGAGTCCGCTGCGGTCTCCTCAGTTGCGGAGGCCTGGGGGACGGCGGAAACTGAATCCGTATTTACTCTGAAGGCGTAAGAAACGTAATCAGACTGGACCTGGATACTCATAATTGACTCCTTGAATTAAGATCATTAGAAATCATAATATCCATCGGCAGTCTTGGGTACATCCTTAACTTTCATTGTCGGCAGCCCCCCAAAAAAGCCGCTCAGCCGTAAGCTGTTTACCGTTTTTAACGGCGCTTCATTTTTTTTGGCTGACTATCACCCCGAAGCCCACCACAAAGGCACCGCCAACCTGCCCCAAAGACAAAGATTCTCCAAGCAGGGTCCAGCCAAGCACCACGGCGATCACCGGCACCAGGTTAATGAAAACAGCCGCCCGGGTAGCCGGTATACGGGCCATGGCCCAGTTGTATAAGCCAAAGGCACCCACCGAGGCAAAGGCACCCAAAAGAATCAGCACCCCGATTAAATCAAACCGTAAAACAATCTCAGGTGAGTCGGCAAGGAGAACAACGCCCGGAGAAAAAAAGAGGAGCCCGGCGATAAATTGAAGCCCGGTCAGGGTCCAGGTATTATAGCGGCCGCTCAAACGTTTAACCAGAAGCATATTGCCTGCTGCACAGGCCATGGCAGCAAACTCCAGACAATTTCCAACAAAAGGATTATCCCCCGCCCGGACCGGAGTTGCCTGCAAGGTTAAAACCGCCACCCCGACCATTGATACAATCAGCCCGAGGACCACTTGCATGGTGATCTTTTCCGATAAAAAAAGCCAGGCCCCCAGGGCCACCAGCAAAGGAACCGAGGCAGAGATTACCCCGGCTTGGGAAGAGGTGGTCAGTTTCAGTGCATTGGATTCCAAAAGAAAGTAGAGACAGGGCTGAAGCAGGACCATGGGAATGATCAGTTTTAAATCCTTTGCCGACCAGGCAGCCGGTTTCAACTGCCGGACAAAGGGAGCCATGATCAGGCAGGCAACCGCCATGCGGCAGAACATCACCGCCTTGGGGTCAAGCAGGCTTACGGCAAACCGGGTGGCCGGAAATGACGCCCCCCAGAAAAACGCGGCGGCTGCAAGGGCGGCATAGGGTATGAAAGTGGACTTTAAAATCGGGTTGCCCGGATGGGTCAATCTTCTGAATTGTGCTGTTTGCATGTAAATCTCCTTGAATATAAATGAATGTCAAGGAGATCTACACCCGTTTTTATTGAAGGTATTGTAAAAAGGTGCGCAGAGCTAAGATGATTCCAGATACTGCCTTGGCGTCGCCCCCACATACCTGCGAAAGGTATTTGAAAAATGACTCTGATCGGCAAATCCGGTCTCAAGGGCCACCTGGGCAGGCCGCATGTCCTGGGACAACAGTTTTTTTGACAGCTCAATGCGCTTAAGAGTCCGGTAGAGGTGGGGCGAAATACCGGTATTTTCCTTAAAAATGCGTAGAAAATGAAACCGGCTCACGCCCACAATTCGAGCCACCCGTTCCAAAGAGAGTTTTTGATCCAGATCGGAAGCCAGAAGCTGTTTGGCCTTTTGTACAGGGTGGCCTTGGGGCCTGCCTTCTGCAACCGTCGTTCCGGGCACCCCGTATTTTGAAAGGATAAAATGCAAGGTTGAAACCAGGACCGCCTCTTTTTCCAGGCTGTCACGGCTTTCCATCATGGTCACCAACAGATGCCGCATCATGGCGGTGAGCACAGGATTCTTTAAAATGGATGCCGTAAACTCAGGAACACCGCCCCCCGGCATGAAGTCTGATGCCAGATCGGTCATGGCTTTAAGTGAAAAATAACACAAGGAATAGTCCAGGGGACTTTCATTCGCCGGGGCTCCGGTATGGATCTGTCCGGGATTAAGCAAGGTCACCGTTCCCGGCCCGGACACCTCTTCCTGCCGGTCCTTTCCCAGACAATAGCAATGACCCGAGGTAATCATACTGACGATATACAGATCGTCATGAAAATGTTCCGGGAAATGGTGACGGCTTTTAACCACCCGGCAAACGTCGATTCCCGGCAGGGAGTGATCCCTGTAATATCTGACATCGGTCTTGGGTCTCATGGCGCCAGTGTAGCGATGTTCTCTTAAAAGTATTGTAAAAAATTGCTCAAGGCTTTTGGGGAACGTGAAAAAAACAGGTTCGCCTCCCGCCTATTCCCCGAGTTTAGCCATTTCGTTGCTCATGTTTTCCATGGCTTTTTGAACCGCCGGGTCCGACATGTATGACGCGGTTTTCATCATGGCTGCCGGCATCCTGACGGCCAGATCTTCCAGACGTTTACCATCTTTTTCCAATTCCTTGGGAACCTTTCCTTCCTTGTATTCAGGATATATTTCATCCAGGCTTTGAATCCGGGGAATCAGTTCCTTCATATCGGCGGTATAGGCGTCAACGGCCTTGGCTACATCCTGGGCGCTGTTCGCCTTTTCAAGGTTATTCACAAATTGTTCCATAACATCTGCCTGCTGCCTGATCACATCGCCAATTTCACCACCCAGCGCAGATCCGGAGCCAAAACCAAACATAAGAGCCCCGATCACTGCAAACACTGCCACAATAGACGCTGTCTGTTTCATCTCTTCCTCCTTGAAATAATATTTAAAACAAAAGTTTTGCCCAACGGCCATGGCGGACCTGTTTTTTCACCTTAGATTACACCTTAATGAATCACGAAAGAAACGAATTGAATCAATTATTCAGTTCTTTCATATAGGATCTGCACAGATCTTTCAACTATTGCTTTGGATTGCGTTCGAATATTATGAGGCCGAGCTGGAGATGGCTGTTATGAACTTTATTTCTTGGATCGTGTTGCTTTTTATGGG
This window contains:
- a CDS encoding transposase; translated protein: MHRKNIRRLITKQLKKSFPNWKTMTRASKKELTEQIMMEIVEQYDYSQSLDIPIEDLIGIEAQSPTAGIRSLPEMASYIENFHSDNLFNFDTLKKPYPEIVDQELQFIDQLIDDQLINSLIAPDGYSAAHRDIQPYQLFRMELLKIIKYPEISYRKFCSDEYFGKERKQNRRFIRLSLKAKKQVDHTELCHFRSDLKFNQLMNVLVYFLHHFYKSGCLENTVIHGVDSSELPSEVNYPLCAIEINGKKVRIYSDLDCDCGKRRNKRDKSHYVIGYRMHTLTAINPTNGHSFPLVSLVGAANHHDSLFLKPLIKLAQALGIDIKLITADQAYHDSDGSVLNETGVYVVAPASEQAKLPENVLQSPVRVTCNDSCEIPMDYLGTTLDGHEFRCGATPGECMFASSCPKSRIIGFDNGHFQPMPTFHNGSQSAIEIRKNCERPFNLMKKREGLEQTRVRSQHGVVVRSVLTTIVTLLIEMAGTRHKPQKKDTGYNGFGGPVRKPPNEAEIKRF
- a CDS encoding DMT family transporter, with amino-acid sequence MQTAQFRRLTHPGNPILKSTFIPYAALAAAAFFWGASFPATRFAVSLLDPKAVMFCRMAVACLIMAPFVRQLKPAAWSAKDLKLIIPMVLLQPCLYFLLESNALKLTTSSQAGVISASVPLLVALGAWLFLSEKITMQVVLGLIVSMVGVAVLTLQATPVRAGDNPFVGNCLEFAAMACAAGNMLLVKRLSGRYNTWTLTGLQFIAGLLFFSPGVVLLADSPEIVLRFDLIGVLILLGAFASVGAFGLYNWAMARIPATRAAVFINLVPVIAVVLGWTLLGESLSLGQVGGAFVVGFGVIVSQKK
- a CDS encoding AraC family transcriptional regulator — protein: MRPKTDVRYYRDHSLPGIDVCRVVKSRHHFPEHFHDDLYIVSMITSGHCYCLGKDRQEEVSGPGTVTLLNPGQIHTGAPANESPLDYSLCYFSLKAMTDLASDFMPGGGVPEFTASILKNPVLTAMMRHLLVTMMESRDSLEKEAVLVSTLHFILSKYGVPGTTVAEGRPQGHPVQKAKQLLASDLDQKLSLERVARIVGVSRFHFLRIFKENTGISPHLYRTLKRIELSKKLLSQDMRPAQVALETGFADQSHFSNTFRRYVGATPRQYLESS